The genomic DNA ATGGACAGATGAGAAAGATTTTTAGTTCTCATCTAGGTATAATTTGCCTCCAGTGGGACATTGGCAAGGTTTGAATACATTTTTGGTTAACCTAAATAGGGGGGATGCTACTAGTATCAAGTGAGTAGAGACCAGGTAGGCTGCTAAAACCCTAAACTGTAGAGGGTaaacctctcctcctcctcttcttctacCAACAAAGGAGTATTGGCCCAAACTGTCAATAAtgctgcttttagaaactgtgcTAATTAAACTTATACAATTTTATAGTTTACATGGAGATTGTAGTTTACTTATTTTagtctaatttatttttgtaaatgaaaaatgTCTTAAATTTAACAGGTCCCTATTAAGGAAGCTGACATGCTTCTTTATGCAACCTTATGTTCATGAACACAACAGATAGATGATTAGAAGAAATCAGCTCATTCCATGAAAATCTCATTAACTTTTTGCAGCAGGAGGAAACACAAACAGTAAAGGAATGATGAACAATAACCCCTACTTTTCAGAAACAATTTAAGAATAAGATCGAATGAAGGACATTGTACTCTGTACTCCAATAAAGTTTTCATTGAGGGCAAATATTTCAACAGGATGAAGGGACACTGAGTTGAATCTTAGGttccaattttgtttttttaacctctcCCAGCATCTCAGAATCTCCAGAATGCTTCATGGATATTGTTAAAATTCATAGTTTCTTCTAGGAAATCAAACCCAGCCACTATCTTAAAATCATATAATAATGGTAAAATAATGAACAAGTGTATGCTGTTACATTGTAACAGGCAACAAGAGCTTTCCATATATTCTAGGAGATTTTTACATATTCGATCATTTAACTCTCAAATTATCCATATACTGGGAAGATTACATATATTAGCTCATTTATACTTCAAAACAACCCATTTCATTGgtaatattttattgtctttattttcagGGTTGTAATCCTGTAACAAACACAGCCATTTATAGCTCTACAATTACTACCAAATGCACAGTATGATGTATTCTTATCTACACAGTGTATTCCTTCAACTCTGCtgagataaaataaaaaggaaattaggactCAAGGATTAAAAGCAACCACAGAAAATGTCTGATAATTTAATCATCAAACCTGATCCCAGAGAAAGAAGGATTCATACGTCAATTGATTTACATGGCCAATTTACAGAATACAGTGATCGAAGCAATTGTTGACCTCTTCCTGAAGATAGAGTCAGTAACTTATGTGTTAATaattagtaatatatatatatagttaatagTCTTTATGATCTTCACAAACTTGTTTGGTTTTCCCAGATATCCACAGTGAATGAAAGAGCCTATTATGGTAATCAATCTagcccaaccagtccatcttaaaggagatcagtcctgggtgttcattggaaggattgatgctgaagctgaaactccaatgctttggccacctcatgagaagagttgactcattggaaaagaccctgatgttgggagggattgtgggtgggaggagaaggggatgacagaggatgagatggctggatggcacgggtttgtgtggactctaggagttggtgatggacagggaggcctggtgtgctgcagttcatggggtcacagagtcagacactactgaccaactgaattgaactgaaagagaaaatacatGCTATAATTTCACTCTCTCCTAATATAAATGTGACTATCACTATATGTGCTTCTATCTGATTTTCTGAGAGCCACTGTAATCCCCATTATCCATCATGAGTAATGTAAAGTTTCTCTGATGGTAAATGTTCTTTAAGTGCAGAATCTAGGCTTATTTTCCCAAACACAGAAAACTGGATTTACTCActcatctatccattcattcatcctatccattcatccatttattcactgAATATATATAGTGAGGACGTGCCCTACACCAAGCTGCATAGGTGTTGGAAAAATCAACCAAGATACATATCCCCAGCTGCCAAGGACTTTCTCATATGGATAGGTTGACAAACAAGTCAACAAATACCTTCAATATTAGAtgacaaagaatataaaaaatcaaTGTACAAAGAgaaactattatttattttaattcagaaaCATTTCACAGAGCAGAATTTTGACAAATCTGTTTTTGTAAGAGATGATAAAAACATTTCACAGAATAGAGgatgaaaagttatttttttatttctgaaaggtggggaaatgtttaaaatatttgacaTATAGGATGATGTACAGCTGATTATCAGATTGGAGGGATAGGCTATGCcttaaatattcttaaatgacTTCAATTCCTATTCACTTGAAAGTCCCGTTTCTGTCCAATAGCTTTCTGAGGGCATATTTTACGTCTTTGTTTCTGAAGCTGTAGATTATTGGATTAAACATGGGAAAGACAACCGTATAAAACACTGCAACTACTTTGTCAGTGTCTGGGGAGTAGCTGGTAGTGGGACGCAAGTACATAAACAGGAGTGTTCCATAGAATAAGGTGATTGCCAAGAGATGAGAGGCACAGGTAGAGAACGTTTTGCTTCTTCCACCTGAGGACTTGATGCTCAAAACAGTGAGGAGGATACAGAAGTATGAGATAAATATGACCACAAAagtgctggtctggatgaagccaCACAAAGCAAAGAGCAGAAGCTCATTAATGTAGGTGTCTGTACAAGACAAAGCCAGGAGAGGCGGGATGTCACAGAAAAAATGGTTGACGATATTGGAGCCACAAAATGGCAGCCTGAATGTGAGGCAGACATGGACCATTGAAGTCACACCCCCACTGAAGTATGCCAAcacaatgcagcagacacagactCTCTGAGACACAAGAGCAGAATAGAGCAGTGGATTGCAGATGGCTGCATAGCGATCATAGGCCATTGCTGCCAAGATAAGGCATTCAGCATCAGCAAAACAACCAAAGAAAAACATCTGTAGTACACAACCAGAGAGGGAAATACTTTTCTTGGATGCTAAGAAATTTACCAGCATTTTAGGAGTGATTGCTGTTGAGTAGCTAATGTCTAAGAAAGACAAGTTGCTGAGAAAATAATACATGGGGGTTTGAAGGCTTGAATTGATATTAATTAGGATTATTAAACCTACATTTCCCACCATAGTTAGTGTATAGACTATGAGAAATACCAAGAATAGTGTAACTCTGAGAGGTAGATAATCTGTGAATCCAACAAGTAGGAACTCAATTGGCATGGTACAATTATTCTCCAACATCTTCTTGGTTTTCTTGTCTTTCTCATCTGAAATAAATGGTATCAGGATACATGAATTGATTTGAAtaattgatgctgctgctgctgctaagttgcttcagtcgtttccgactctgggtgaccccatagatggcagcccaccaggctcccccatccctgggattctccagccaagaacactggagtgggttgccatttccttctccaatgcatgaaagtgagaagtgaaagggaagtcgctcagtcgtgtccgactctttgcgaccccgtggactgcagcctaccaggctcctccgtccatgggattttccaggcaagagtgctggagtggggtgccattgtcttctccaaatgATTGATGAATCaagtatatatttattcttccttctAATGAGGCAAAGATAAGGATAGAATAACCATTAAGGCATTTTCTGTGATGTAtttggtttgttttcatttgcgactttatttaaaaagcaattaaaatcttcattgagagaatagcattgaaacatgtataatatcatgtatgaaacgagtcgccagtccaggttcgatgcacggtactggatgcttggggctggtgcactgggacgacccagagggagggtaggggagggaggagggaggagggttcagaatgggaaaCGCGggtgtacctgtggtggattcattttgatatttggcaaaactaatacaatattgtaaagttttaaaaataaaataaaatttaaaaaaaaatcttcattgatACTAGAGACTGTTATTCAGCTATGATGCTCCAAGAGGCAGCGATTCTTTAAAGACTGTTCACATTAAGAGATAGTACTAAATcctttaaagatgaaaaagaatgaatttggctGAGTTGATAAATCCTGGTAGAACTAGAAGAGCTGGCAAAGTCCTTATAGGCAAACCCctatttttcaaatcctaaaatcaTATTCTTCCATGTATAGGAAAGTATAGTTGAGAAAAAGTCTAGGGAGAATGCTACCACAGATAAACTGGATGAGTCTACAGAATATCTATGATCTTGGGAGGTAGTTTAAAATAACAGATAAGAGCATAACAGCTATGCAAGAGATGACTGGGTTCAAATCTTAGCTTTGCTACATATAGAATATATACTAATTGGTTATGTGAGCTTAATAAAGTTATTTAACCACTCTGTGATGATTAGAGGAAAAACAAgtagatatttgtgtgtgtgtgtgcatgcgcgtgtttttggagaaggcaatggcaacccactccagtactcttgcctggaaaatcccatggatggaggagcctggtaggctgcagtccatggggtcgctaagagtcggacacgactgagcgacttccctttcagtcttcactttcatgcattggagaaggaaatggcaacccactccagtgttcttggctggagaatcccagggacgggggagcctggtgggctgccatctatggggtcacccagagtcggacacgactgaagtgacttagcagcaaactgAGACTGTATTGGGAAAATGTATTATATAGTCAGAAGGAGAGAATGCCCAAGTGAAGAAAACTTGGGATGAATGTCAATGAAAAAATACAGTGAGATGGAGTATCCTGCAGGCAATTAAAGATATGTAATGTTGGAAGTGGCTTAAGTCAGTAACTCTGCAGTAAGTAATAAGAGAAACAAATAATGAGGATCTATTCTCTGTGCTATGTGTGGGAATCCTGTAATTCTCCCTGGTCCAACAATATGGCCTGAAATCTTCTAGAGAATCCGGTCTTCACTGGGAATTaaatctttaaaaggaaaaaaattgattgGAAAAAGATGAATCCAAACTCTTAAATGAGAAAGCAATTAATGTGTCTATGTTGCACAAGTGTAATTTCTATGCTTACATAATATTCAGATTCTTATTCTTAACTCTGTCTTCCTTTCTGTAAAGAATCAATTCAATAACCATGAAAAGgactttctttaattttcttgtgtgtgtgtgtgtgtgtatgtgtatgtgtgtgtgtctatctgtGAGACACTCCAA from Bos taurus isolate L1 Dominette 01449 registration number 42190680 breed Hereford chromosome 28, ARS-UCD2.0, whole genome shotgun sequence includes the following:
- the OR5AS1 gene encoding olfactory receptor family 5 subfamily AS member 1 → MLENNCTMPIEFLLVGFTDYLPLRVTLFLVFLIVYTLTMVGNVGLIILININSSLQTPMYYFLSNLSFLDISYSTAITPKMLVNFLASKKSISLSGCVLQMFFFGCFADAECLILAAMAYDRYAAICNPLLYSALVSQRVCVCCIVLAYFSGGVTSMVHVCLTFRLPFCGSNIVNHFFCDIPPLLALSCTDTYINELLLFALCGFIQTSTFVVIFISYFCILLTVLSIKSSGGRSKTFSTCASHLLAITLFYGTLLFMYLRPTTSYSPDTDKVVAVFYTVVFPMFNPIIYSFRNKDVKYALRKLLDRNGTFK